The segment ataatattcaaaaaaaaaaaaataatagaaaggTAGACAGCATTATATCTGGTCTTAGAATTGGACACACTGCACTTAATCAAGCATTATATACAACAGGAAAACATGAGTCTAGACTTTGTGTTAAATATGATCTTCCTGAAACAGTTGAAcatgttgtaaaaaaatctaaatgtatgATACTGAAGTTTACACCTTAGAGAAGAacttcaagtcaagtcacatttatttatatagcactttatacaatgaagattgtgtcaaagcaacttcacagcaTTAAATAATACACTTCATATAGTATATGCATAAAATACGCCATAAAATGTTGAACAAGCAGCTTAATTTGGTTGAGGAAATAATGCCAAGTCTACATCTAGACAATAAACATTATATGATATCCTACAAAGCATGTTCAAACTTCACAAATATAGATTAAATATATCAGTTTTATTGCATGGACAGTGGATTGTGGTGAGGGCTATTCAACGACTAATTTCACTGTATTCAGAAAAAGACAATGACAATAAAGGCTTTCAATTCAAATCAATCCAAGCATTATTGAGAAATTTAAaacagaaagcccaaaaaacaaacataacacTACGTGGCTTTCTAATAttataactaaaactataaaattactttttcccctaAAGCAAATACAACCAGCAGACAAAGTCGTTGATACAATATCAAAAATGATTATGTATTACTAAAAACAAATAACATTCAATCAATAATTACTAAAAGCAAATGGATGAGTAGCAAATAAAGATCAATTTCAAAGCTACACAACAGTATATCTTGCATCTGCTTTTTTCTAAATATAtcataactattttttttaactgtgaagAATATTATTAAAGTGTCACAGACTCTTCCTGAACAAGAACAGTTTGTAAACAGCTACTTCATGAAAGACAAATTAAACTACAAGTGGCAGATATGCATTAGAAGACCATTGAACATAATATGAAAACACAATATCATGAAGCAAAATCATATACTagaataaaactttttaaaactattCTTTTTGAGAGGAACTTTATATTTTGAGTATTTAAATCTGCAGGctttgaagatgaagatgaacttTATTCACTGTGAAAACTTTAAATGATGTTTCTTTGTCATGGCTCTTGATTGATCCAGATTACATTTTATTGCTTGATTCATTATTGTGTGCAGCATCAGATCTGAAAGTGCTGGATCTGAAGATGGTCTACTTACTGTGATTGTTTTTTGTGTGACTGCGTAGAGCAGATAAATATCTGAAACagatcccacattcagtgcagtgatacggtttctctccagtgtggatcctctcatgtgttttcaggtgTTCTGACTggctgaatctcttgtcacaatgTGAACACACagaaggtttttctccagtgtggatcctctggtgCTCTTTTAAATTGCTCGCTCTAGAAAAAGTattttcacactcaaagcacatgtactctttcacaccagtgtgtattttctgatgtGCTTTCAAATGGTCTAGaaatgaaaaactctttccacacaaatgacatgaatgtggcttctcctTTGAATGAACACTCAGGTGTGTCCTCAGACTTGAAGCCCATACAAATGctttcccacattgatcacatgtgtacagtttctctctagtgtggatgttaaTGTGCTCCTTAAGGcttgacaattgtgagaaactccttccgcactgatcacaagtgaacggtttTTCTCcattgtgaactctcatgtgatgcTCAAGTCTTTGATTttttgtgaaactctttccacactgagtgtaGGTGAAAGATTTTTTGGCTCTGCATTTCTTGAAATCTTTCTGTTCGGTTTGAGAGCGACCAATTTTGACACTATTTCTCTCATCAGCTTCACTCAATTCTTCATTCTCCTCAGTTTCTtcaatcaactctgaaataaaagtaaaaaagttcattttcagaaactttaaaaaaaataaaagaaaaccaGTAGGCaattgccattcaaaagtttgaccTTCAAATTGGactattaaatatgtttaatcaACTACATGATTATCTAACATACGTTTTGCTTTATTGACTCACTATTATCCTATTTATTACCacaaagctgctttgacacaatatgTATGGTGAATAGtcttatataaataaaggtgacttgacttgacatacatTTTGTTTGAAGAAAAAACCACCCAGTTCATAGAAAGACTTCGTGAAAccatttgtacaaaaaaaaaaaaaaaaaaaaacacctccgTAATCAACTTATCATTTGACACAACGAATGTTTTGCCGGTTGAATGAAGGACATTTTTTGATACGCACATGAAGACACGcagaatggaaaaaaaaacaaataaaagagaagaaaaagaggACGCACAGGACAAATCTCTAACTCTCTAACTGCTGTAAATGGGCATTTAGAAAAGCCAAGGGGGTCATGGCAGatcagacagttcaggaggccatggccaggCAGAGAGTTCATGAGGCCATGACGGATCAGACAGTTCAGGAGACCATGGTGGGTCAGAGATCTCGGGAGACCATGGCGTATCAGACAGTTCAGGAGGTCATGGTGGGTCAGAGATCTCGGGAGACCATGGCGTatcagacagttcaggaggccatggtgggtcagagaTCTCGGGAGACCATGGTGTATCAGACAGTTCAGGAGGTCATGGTGGGTCAGAGATCTCGGGAGACCATGGCGTATCAGACAGTTCAGGAGACCATGGTGGGTCAGAGATCTCGGGAGACCATGGCGTatcagacagttcaggaggccatggtgggtcagagaTCTCAGGAGACCATGGCGGAGCAAACTGTTCAGGGGGCCATGGTGGGTCATAGATCTTGGGAGACCATGCTGGAGCAAACAGTTCAAGGGGCCATGGCAGGTTCaagagctcaggaggccatggcggatcagacagttcaggaggccatggcggatcagagagctcgggaggccatggcggaacgaactgttcagggggccatggcgggTCATAGAATTGGGAGACTATGCTGGAGCAAACAGTTCAAGGGACCATAGCGGGTTcgagagctcaggaggccatgacgGATCAAACAGTTCAAGGGACCATGGCGGGTTcgagagctcaggaggccatggcggatcagagaGCTCAGAAGGCTATGGTGGATCATAGAGCTCAGGAGGCTATGGTGGATCAGACAGTTCaaggagccatggcgggtcagagaTCTCGGGAGACCATGCCAGAGCAAACCATTCAGGGGGCCATGGTGGGTCATAGAGCTTGGGAGACTATGGTGGAGCAGACATTTCAAGGGGCCAAGGTTGGTTtgagagctcaggaggccatggcagatcaCACAGGTTTGCTCCGCCATGGTCTCCCGAGATCTCTGACCTGCCATGACCTCCTGAACGTTCAGGGGTCCATGGCGGGTTCGAGAACTcgggaggccatggtgggtcagagagctcaggaggccatggtggatcagagagctcaggaggccatggcggagcaaACAGTTCAAGGGGCCATGGCGGGTTCGAGAGCTAGGGAGGCCAAGGCGGATCAGACAGTTGAAGGAGCTATGGTGGGTCAGAGATCTCGGGAGACCATTACAGAGCAAAccgttcagggggccatggcgggTCATAGAGCTTGGGAGACTATGGTGGAGCAAACAGTTCAAGGGGCCATGGTGGGTTCGAGAGCACAGGAGGTCATGGCAGGTCAGAGATCTCAGGAGACCATGGCGGAGCAAACCGTTCAAGGGGCCATGGCGGGATTGAGAACTCGGAAGGCCATGGTGGGCCAgagagttcaggaggccatggcggatcagagagctcaggaggccatggcggagcaaACAGTTAAAGGGGCCATGGCGGGTTCGaaagctcaggaggccatggcagatcagACAGTTATGGAGGTCATGGCAGGTCAGATATCTCGGGAGACCATGGCGGAGCAAACCGTTCAGGGGGCCATGGTGGGTTCGAGAACTcgggaggccatggtgggtcagagaGCTCAGGGGGTCATGGCGGatcagacagttcaggaggctaTGGTGGATCAGAGGGCTCACGAGGCCATGGCGGTTCATAGATCTTGGGAGACCATGGTGGAGCAAACACTTCAAGGGGCCATGGTGAATTCAAGAGCctaggaggccatggcggatccgACAGTTCacgaggccatggcgggtcagagaTCTCGGGAGACCATTGCGGAGCAAACAGTTCAAGGGGCCATGGTGGGTCCGagagctcgggaggccatggcgggtcagagaTCTCGGGAGACCATTGCGGAGCAAACAGTTCAaggggccatggcggatcagagaGCTTAGGAGGCAATGGCAATTTCGAGAGCTCGGGAGACCATGACGGAGCAAAACGTTCAaggggccatggcgggtcagagagctcaggaggccatggcggagcaaATAGTTCAAGGAGCCATGACGGATCAGAGATCTCGGGAGACCACGACAGACCAAAGGTCTGGTCAGGTCAGGGAGACATTTCATGAGGCCATGACGGATCAGACAGTTCAGGAGACGATGGTGGGTGAGAGATCTCGGGAGACCATGGCAGATCAGACAGTTCAGGAGGTCATGGCAGGTCTGAGATCTCGGGAGACCATGGCGGAGCAAAccgttcagggggccatggcgggTTTGAGAACTCGGAGGGCTATGGTGGGTCAGAGAGctcagaaggccatggcggatccGACAGTTCacgaggccatggcgggtcagagaTCTCGGGAGACCATTGCGGAGTAAACAGTTCAAGGGATCATGGAGGATCATAGAGCTTAGGAGGCAATGGCAGGTTCGAGAGCTCGGGAGACCATGACGGAGCAAACAGTTCAAGGGGCCATGGCAGGTCagagagctcaggaggccatggcggagcaaATAGTTCAAGGAGCCATGACGGATCAGAGATCTTGGGAGACCATGACAGAGCAAAGGTCTGGTCAGGTCAGGGAGACATTTCATGAGGCCAAGACGGATCAGACAGTTCAGGAGACGATGGTGGGTCAGAGATCTCAGGAGACCATGGCAGATCAGACAGTTCAGGAAGTCATGGCAGGTCAGAGATCTGGGGAGACCATGGCGGAGCAAACCGTTCAGGGGGCCATGGTGGGTTCGAGAACTCGgaaggccatggtggatcagagagctcaggaggccatggcggagcaaACAGTTCAAGGGGCCATGGCGGGTTCGAGAGCTCGGGAGACCATGGTGGAGCAACAGTTCAATGGACCAAGGCGGGTTCGAGAGCTTGGGAGGCCATGACGGGTCAGacagctcaggaggccatggcggagcaaACAGCTCAAGGGGCCATGGCGGAGTAAACAGCTCAAGGAGCCATGGCGGGTTCGAGAGCTCGGGAGACCATGGCAGAGCAAACAGATCAGCGGTCCATGTCCGGTTCGAGAGCTCGGGAGACCATGGAGGAGCATACAGTTTAGTTATATAGTAGCCCCCCCAAAATTTTATTGCGAACAATTAGGGGGTTACAAGCCAGAATGGACTCTTGAGAGCACATTTGGGGCTCTGAAGGGAGCTCTTGAGGAGCGAGCTCTGGATGGGGCTTGGGACGAGGGGGCTTGGGACAGCGCTCAGGGCGAGcgggctcaggaaggctggacaaccccagcggagactctgggcaAGCGGtcacttgagggcgctctggaggagcggtcATGTGAAGGTGCTATGGAGAAGTGGACACTTAAgcctgggcagaaccagcggagactctggaaggctgggtggaaccagcgaaGACTTGGGAACACGTGGGAGGCATGGAGAGATCGAGCTCGCTGGAGTGATATGTGGAGGATACTGGCTTTtgatgagatggggtgactgcatgCTTCCAGATGagaggaggattaccatcctccacctCAACTTGGGAATGGGAACCACACAGGTCGCAAACAAAATTGACACAATCTGCTATGGGATGGTAGCAATCATTTGGAGTAATCAATTGGATCAAACAATCatctttgagtcccatctggaagCATGCGTTAATCGCCTAATCGCTCAATCTCATTAGATGGTAAATATAcaggaactcctccacatactcctccagcgaacgctcaccttgctgCAGGTTCATGAGTTGGTCCTCAGCCCAGATCATCTTTGTAGGTCCATGACTCTGTCACTCTGTCATAGAGTGGAGCCAGAAGGAAACTTACAGGAAACTGGAATAATTATAAAACGGATATTTAATGAAGAAAACATGAAACATAAACCAGAATGAAATGACACAAGTAACATTAATCATGGACAAGAGGAGTGTGGAACTAAGAACTATAAATACACTGAGACAGGGAGTGGTAAACAAATGAGTCAATAAGGGGAAGTTCAAATATGGGCacgggagaaaccaaaacaaaccAATTACACTAGAAACACAGGAGGAAAAACGTTaggaaaaacagaacagaacacaaCCCTGACATTCAGCTTCCTGAACAAGACCAGTTTATAAAAGCTACtttcctatttaaaaaaaaaagaaaaaaaaaaactacaggtGACACTTCTATAAGACAAATTGAACATAATATGAAAACACAATATGATTTATATCATGAAGAAAAATCATATAGAAGaataaaactttttgaaattgttCTTTAGAGAGGAACTTCATTTTCAAGTTGTTTCTAAATTAAATCTGCTGGTTTTGAAAATGAAGATGAACTGTATTGACTGTGAAAACTTTAGATGATATTTCTTTGTCATGGCTCTTGATTGATCCAGATAATATTTTATTGCTTGATTCATTATTATGTGCAGcatcaggggtccgttcttcgtacgtcGCTCGATACATCCGAGATGAACTGACACATCTAAGATGAGATCATGGTGCTAATTACGATGTGGCTAATTTGGTCCTTGGAGCTCagctgttgttgatgattagtatggcTGGATTGAGTTGTCTAGGATTATTGCGCGTTCGTGCATTGGTTTAAAAGGCAATAtatatcgatagtagaaacactGATCACAACCCATTCGATTGGTTGACGAAATAATAAAAGAGTGAGCTCAATTTTTTTCTCAAGTGAAGCAAGAGCTTTTATTAGAGGGATATGGAAAATTTCAAACTGTAATAAAGACACCGGGAAACACAGCAAATGCTGCAAAAGGCAGgtgagagggctggcaaaaagtagtgaacaaattaaatgcgttagttctgcccatgttacatgttttttccttgatatgttattttatttatagttttatttttatatgcactactgttcaaaagtttggggtcagtaagacttgtaatagtttttaaagaagtctgttctgcacatcaagactgcatttattttattaaaaaatcagaattttgtaattttattttaacatactttatataatttattcctgtgatgaaaagctgaatttttatcagctacttttatcaagtcaagtcaagtcaagtcacctttatttatatagcgccttttacaatacagattgtgtcaaagcaactgcacagtatttaaacagcacaatagtgtgtaagtaacgcattattgtaacaatcaattttcagttaaaggcagttcatcaatgaattcagtgatatcatcgtcagttcagttcaaatagtatacgatatcgctggaaaatgtccccaactaagcaagccagaggcgacagcggcaaggaaccaaaactccacaggtgacagagatggagaaaaaaaaccttgggagaaaccaggctcagtcgggggaccagttctcctctggccagaccaaacaacagtttgtatcAGCCCTTAAGTGTCACataaaccttcagaaatcattctaatatgctgatttattattcgaatgatcaatgttggataatatcaacagttttgctgccaaatatttcttgaaacctgtgtttctttttttttttcagggttctttcattaattacatatttaaaaagtacagggtttattaaaaaaaattatttattgttaacttttaataaacttttaatcattaacttaatacattcttggtgaataaaagtgttaatttctttaaaaaaaaaatgtactgaccccaaactttatatatatagtgtgtgtgtgtgtatctgtggtCATCATTTGTGTGTGAATCGTCGTTATTATTTTCTACACTACTTTCAAGATATTTTTCTTTTCCCACATGAGTCAGTCCTCATTAGTCGTGagctttaaccaatcagatgtgacctcgccatttcaaccaatcataacccgccaagagcgcagcctaaatcctgtttacgtgaaataaacctgctcctgAGCACATTTAAGCTTAcggacctgttgctatgacaccaAGTCTGAGATGCGCATCGAAGAacgaaacaatccaagatcaggacaaatccaccacaatcaaatccagctaactgagttagcgacgtacgaagaacggaccccagatctgaaagtgctggatctgaagatgatctactcaCGGTgattgttttttgtatgactgcgTAGAGAAGATGAACATCTGAAACggatcccacattcagtgcagtgatacggtttttctccagtgtggatcatcttaTGTGTCTTCAGGGTTTCAGAATgtctgaatctcttgtcgcagtgtgaacacatataaggtttttctccagtatgGACCCTCTGGTGCCGTTTCAAATGTTCAGCTCTAGAAAAAGTATTTTCACACTCAAAACACATGTAATCTAGCACATCAGTATGTATTTTCTGATGTGCTTTCAAACTTTGTAGacatgaaaaactctttccacacaaatgacatgaataTGGTTTCTCATTTGTATGACCTCTCAGGTGTATCTTCAGGCTTGAAccccacaaaaatgttttatcacattgatcacatgtgtacagtttctctctagtgtggatgttcctgTGGTCCTTAAGGTTTGTTgatcgtgagaaactcttcccgcactgatcacaagtgaacggtttctctccagtgtggatgctcATATGGTCTTTAAGAGTTGATGATTGTGAGAAACTCAttccgcactgatcacaagtttctctccagtgtgaactctcatgtgatactcaagactttgtttgtttgtcaaactctttccacactgagtgcaggtgacagATTTCTTGGCTCTGTTTTTCTTTAACTCTTTCTGTTTGGTTTCAGAGCGACTCATTTTAAGACGTTTTCTCTCATCAGCTTCACTCAATTCTTCATTCtcctcaataaaaataaaaacagttcattttcagaaacttgttgaaaataaaaaaagagaactgtgggaaaaaaaaaaacacccacaaAGAACCTTGATATAATAGCAGAAAGTTTGATTTTCAAATTAGACTATTAAATACGTTTAATCAACTACATGATTAACTAACATACGTTTTGCATTATTAACTCACTGTTTccctgtttaatactgtaaatctgctttgacacaatctgtattgttaaaactgccatataaataaaggtgacttgacttgacatacatTTTGTTTAAAGAAAAATTTATCCAGTTCATAGAAAGTCTCTTATTATTTGCTGGTTCATTGAGATTATTCAACACCTCTCAAGATGTTTCATATTACaaaagaagtttaaagaaaaaagtaggcTACCCAGTTCATAGAAAGACTTCATTTGTGAACTATTTGTCCTAAACAACTCTGTAATCAACTAATCATTAGACACAGCGAGTGTTTTTGCCGGTTGAATGGAGGACAATTGTTCAAGTAAAAGTCTCCTCTCTTCACTGAATACacgttataaataaaataacacagtTATTCATA is part of the Garra rufa chromosome 1, GarRuf1.0, whole genome shotgun sequence genome and harbors:
- the LOC141326985 gene encoding uncharacterized protein; translated protein: MSRSQNKSKDLKKSRAKKAFTCTQCGKSFPYKKSLKLHMRVHTGEKPFTCDQCGKSFSQSSSLKKHMNIHTREKLHTCDQCGKTFLWLSNLTKHLRVHTKEKPHSCHLCGKSFSLLQNFKVHQKIHTGVKDYMCFECEKTFTTAEQLKLHQRIHTGEKPYKCSHCDQRFSRTETLKTHERIHTGEKPYTCDQCGKSFSRSTNLKDHRNIHTREKLYTCDQCDKTFLWGSSLKIHLRGHTNEKPYSCHLCGKSFSCLQSLKAHQKIHTDVLDYMCFECENTFSRAEHLKRHQRVHTGEKPYMCSHCDKRFRHSETLKTHKMIHTGEKPYHCTECGIRFRCSSSLRRHINIHTREKLYTCDQCGKAFVWASSLRTHLSVHSKEKPHSCHLCGKSFSFLDHLKAHQKIHTGVKEYMCFECENTFSRASNLKEHQRIHTGEKPSVCSHCDKRFSQSEHLKTHERIHTGEKPYHCTECGICFRYLSALRSHTKNNHSK